From the genome of Papaver somniferum cultivar HN1 chromosome 2, ASM357369v1, whole genome shotgun sequence, one region includes:
- the LOC113351603 gene encoding zinc finger BED domain-containing protein RICESLEEPER 2-like: protein MSVEEDHDDVMSEEDITVVESMTSQEHASKKRKFTSKVWNDFHWSRDKDGKEKATCKNCRKEYAYDSQKGGTSTMSRHLKKCPRLKMQDVGQLLLSTNNGELATRARKIDQSKFRDLVARLIIGKNLPFNCVEWTEFRELCSYLNVDVETISRNTTRSDILKMHKFQKEVIRKKLQCSPGKMCLTSDMWTSVNTTGYISLTVHFVDQDWVLQKFLLNFSPLPPPHTGQALSDKLFLMLNDWGIEGKVTSITLDNAASNTSCVKIMKSRFIARNVMSDTGKRNFHIRICAHIINLIVRDGLTEIDPAVIKIRLAVKYLKGSQRRKQNFLDTVSDLGMSVKMGVRQDVKTRWNSTYLMLQSCISYEKVFTHLRLVDPDYAESPNGEEWEQIKVVTKFLKVFYDLTTLFSGNKYPTSNFYFDGVCQIKVLLDQETTNDIEFIRNMAKKMQEKFAKYWKKLSPILAMAVVLDPRLKFEFVEFTLEKVYPVEREMKKEVDIIRKRMAALYKEYHTASTLRGSTTTNETQNSGTVNGGNSGLNGSAFMKEFAAAKKNGGQQSDKSELEQYLS, encoded by the exons ATGTCAGTTGAAGAAGACCATGACgatgtcatgagtgaagaggataTCACAGTAGTAGAGTCGATGACAAGTCAAGAGCatgcttcaaagaaaaggaaatttaCATCAAAAGTATGGAATGATTTTCATTGGTCACGAGACAAAGATGGTAAAGAAAAGGCTACGTGCAAGAATTGTAGGAAGGAATATGCTTATGACAGTCAGAAAGGAGGAACATCAACTATGTCAAGGCATTTAAAGAAGTGCCCTAGACTGAAGATGCAAGATGTGGGGCAACTTTTGTTATCTACAAATAATGGAGAACTGGCTACTCGTGCACGCAAAATAGATCAATCAAAGTTTCGGGATTTAGTTGCAAGACTAATTATTGGTAAAAATCTCCCCTTTAATTGTGTAGAATGGActgaatttagggagttatgtagTTATCTGAATGTCGATGTTGAAACCATATCAAGGAATACTACAAGGTCTGATATTCTTAAAATGCATAAGTTccaaaaagaagttattcgcaagAAATTACAATGTTCTCCAGGTAAAATgtgtctaacatcagacatgtggaccTCCGTCAACACCACTGGATACATAAGTTTAACAGtacactttgttgatcaagattggGTATTGCAGaagtttcttttaaatttttctccactgccaccaccccaTACTGGTCAAGCACTTTCAGATAAGTTATTTCTGATGTTAAATGATTGGGGAATTGAAGGAAAAGTAACCAGCATCACTTTGGATAACGCTGCATCAAATACTTCATGTGTTAAGATAATGAAGAGTCGATTCATTGCAAGGAATGTTATGTCGGATACTGGGAaaagaaactttcatataaggaTTTGTGCTCACATAATAAATCTTATTGTAAGAGATGGACTGACAGAGATTGATCCAGCAGTAATCAAGATAAGGTTAGCAGTGAAGTACCTTAAAGGTtcacaaagaagaaaacaaaatttcttGGATACTGTCAGCGATTTAGGAATGTCAGTAAAGATGGGTGTTCGACAAGATGTTAAGACAAGATGGAATTCTACTTATCTGATGTTACAAAGTTGTATTTCGTATGAAAAAGTCTTCACTCATTTGAGGTTGGTGGACCCTGACTATGCAGAGTCTCCTAATGGGGAAGAATGGGAGCAAATCAAAGTGGTCACGAAGTTTCTCAAGGTCTTTTATGACCTCACGACTCTATTCTCTGGAAACAAGTATCCTActtctaatttttattttgatggggtTTGTCAAATTAAAGTATTATTAGATCAAGAGACAACTAATGACATTGAGTTCATCAGAAACATGGCgaagaaaatgcaagaaaaatttgccaagtaTTGGAAAAAATTGAGTCCAATATTGGCAATGGCAGTCGTTTTAGACCCTCGATTGAAGTTTGAATTTGTAGAGTTTACTTTAGAAAAGGTGTATCCTGTTGAGCGTGAAATGAAGAAGGAAGTTGATATTATTAGAAAAAGGATGGCGGCACTCTATAAAGAGTATCATACGGCGTCAACTTTAAGAGGTTCGACAACAACCAATGAAACTCAGAATTCGGGTACTGTAAATGGTGGGAATTCTGGACTCAATGGAAGTGCTTTTATGAAG GAATTTGCCGCGGCAAAAAAAAATGGTGGTCAACAATCTGACAAGTCAGAACTAGAACAATATCTAAGCTAG